The genomic interval ACCCTGGCAACTGCTCAATCCCATTTACCTGGCATTCCTGGTGTcacccaggctgggggagctgagggggctgaggaTCCTGCAGGAGGTGCCCCAGAGTAGGGTGGTGGAGGTGGCATGTACATGGGGTTCATGTTTGGAAGTGGTGGGTAAATACCTGCAAAAGACAACACCAGGTTGATGCTTTGGACCACAGACCATgggacagaggagagagagCTCACAGGCCCAACAGCACATTAGCTGGGGACAAGAGCGGTGGTATGGGAAGATCTCCAGGCTTGGCAGGGATGCAGACAGCAGTGATTTTATAATTTGTTAATGCCTGTCACGTTAGCAGGCAATAATTCTCTaccaagcagcagcacaatttGCACACCACATTTTCATGTAGCTACAACTATAGCAACACATGGGTGTGATCAAAAGCACGTGACAGATTTCTGCGAGGATATGGAGACAAAACTACAGCAACCCTCACTGTACCACTGTCATTTCTTCACAGCTAATACCAGACACAGTCATCATTACACAACGTCCAAACCTGGAGTCTGGGCGTAGGGATATCCCATGGGCTCTGGAGCAGGTCCGTAGGCATTCACTGGAGGTGGTGCATAGGGGTAAGAGCCGTTGGGTGGCGGAGGGCCAGCGTAGCCTCCCGGCACAGGGGAGTAGCCCCCGGGGGCAGGCGGGTATCCTCCGGGAGCAGGGGTGTATCCATAGCCAGGGTTCTGCAGAGGGACGCCACTGGAAGCTAAGGAATATATGCTTAGTAAGCCAGACatcttttcttcaaattaaatgTGGAGAATAACATGAAAATAGTCCTGTAATGCAGCACTGTTTCCctttgtgttgggttgatgtggccagaaatgtgtattctatcaccagctgttgcagccgggtggggtagtgattccttatctccgtggcacatgctatctgctaatgggccatctttaagacaagatggggcaatcatctttatcttttccacaacccatcctccctccaggaggatatcatctgttaatggcccattcagtcccactgtgtgactgataaaattacatcatcccattgggagatactccagccagggggaggagccaagcctttcctacccagataaaaaactgagatttatCAAGCAAGTTatccatctttccactggattccagaggaacaccggacttttccacatcatccctggaccttcagaggaaaactgcaccttctacaggagcactgcttcagctgaaccacatctgccactgcagggggactgcagccaccatttaatgggactgctaccaacaccctgactgacagggtatcaggctgtattctgactctgtcagggttgggacTGTTCtctgtattctgactctgaatgggactgctaccaacaccctgactgacagggtatcaggctgtattctgactctgtcagggttgggactgttctttgtaatactgtatttctattctaattttcctagtaaagaactgttattcctaattcccatatctttgcctgaaagccccttaatttcaaaattataataataattcggagggagggggtttacattctccatttaaaagaaaagcttctgcctttattggcagacacctgtccctcaAACTAGGATACCCTTTATCTAGATTCACTAGATAATAGTCCTGGCATATAGTGCCATATAATCCTGGCATAGTACCATTAGTCACAGAGTGCTAAAGGAAACCAGCTGCAAAAATACAACCTCAGGTCTCATGCCACCACAGAGCTCCCACTGCTAGAAGAAAACACCACTGCAAAGCAAGTAGCAGTGCTTTCCccttttttaatatactttctgaaaacaagtacattttaaaatgcatttctttaagAATAAAACTTTATCAGAAAAAAGTACTTGTTCCTCcatttgaaaaatttaaaaataaattgttttttaaaacctatttttcccctctccaaatGTGCACATTAGCACATTTTCCCCATCTTACTTTCCCCACCTTACTGCTCTGCTTTAGAACTGAGCTGAGAATAGGTAAGTGAAACAATTTTTCATCATCACATATTTCAACTTTTTCCAGGAGAAATAAGGTTCTGCAGAAAAAGGTGGTCCACCTCAGATGCCCAAACCCCAGAATATTTTGACTGCACAAAGCACaaagatgaaataaagaaaaaggactGAAAGGGGAACCAGAAGTTCccctgaaaagagaaaaa from Ficedula albicollis isolate OC2 chromosome 1A, FicAlb1.5, whole genome shotgun sequence carries:
- the LOC101821508 gene encoding WW domain-binding protein 2: MLKAASSASSGVPLQNPGYGYTPAPGGYPPAPGGYSPVPGGYAGPPPPNGSYPYAPPPVNAYGPAPEPMGYPYAQTPGIYPPLPNMNPMYMPPPPPYSGAPPAGSSAPSAPPAWVTPGMPGGSKAMEAASSAYYNPANPHNVYMPMDQPPPYTPPEDKKNN